One genomic region from Kamptonema formosum PCC 6407 encodes:
- a CDS encoding chlororespiratory reduction protein 7, which translates to MPNSLMYEENYFVVLEQNQPEQFLTTAELLEKLKLILAQRQDDLPREVQKFTSVEAQAQHLIDTYCELDVGPGNFLQWYAVRLEK; encoded by the coding sequence ATGCCAAATTCATTAATGTATGAAGAAAACTATTTTGTAGTCTTGGAGCAAAATCAGCCAGAGCAATTCTTGACTACCGCAGAACTGCTAGAAAAGCTGAAGCTGATTTTAGCTCAGCGGCAGGATGATTTGCCGAGGGAAGTGCAAAAATTTACCTCTGTGGAAGCTCAAGCCCAACATTTGATCGACACTTACTGTGAATTAGATGTCGGGCCTGGAAACTTTTTACAATGGTATGCTGTGCGATTGGAAAAGTAA
- a CDS encoding DUF2854 domain-containing protein, with translation MLRQISLAIVGLVVGSILTLGGFWAYFAGNPTLNLAGFFYGVPLLLGGLALKASELTPVPFTTPTTPEVLALREQQATPTQNQLRKDVTRYRYGQEAHLDDALKRLGLAPTDEERPLLKGLQEITIDGAYTLVLKFYSPLFPLETWQEKEEKIATFFGPGLKAQVTQPAENQIDLALIAAKA, from the coding sequence ATGTTACGTCAAATTTCTTTAGCGATCGTCGGCTTAGTTGTCGGCAGTATTTTAACACTTGGTGGATTCTGGGCCTACTTTGCCGGTAATCCTACCCTCAATCTGGCAGGATTTTTTTACGGAGTTCCACTGCTACTCGGAGGTCTAGCCTTGAAAGCCTCTGAACTCACCCCAGTACCTTTCACCACACCCACAACTCCCGAAGTATTGGCCCTGCGAGAACAGCAGGCTACGCCTACTCAAAATCAACTTCGTAAGGATGTAACTCGTTACCGGTATGGTCAAGAAGCTCACTTAGATGATGCTCTTAAACGTTTGGGTTTAGCTCCCACAGATGAGGAAAGACCTTTGCTCAAAGGGTTGCAAGAAATTACCATTGATGGTGCTTATACTTTAGTTCTGAAATTTTATTCACCGTTGTTTCCCCTAGAAACTTGGCAAGAAAAAGAGGAGAAAATTGCTACTTTTTTCGGCCCTGGTTTAAAAGCTCAAGTTACTCAACCTGCTGAAAATCAAATTGATTTGGCTTTAATTGCAGCCAAAGCTTAG